Proteins from a single region of Persephonella hydrogeniphila:
- a CDS encoding rhodanese-like domain-containing protein, giving the protein MNPKIERIIYIGIIVVLSGLLLSFGKKDIELRKQIPITVEELYKKLGNPKINIQIIDVRPYEVPEEEEDEAEETDYYTGVHIPGAIPFPDCDESKTPEEALPQINPYLPTVIVSKDGDPEIFKKCAEKFPFAQNLKGGMVAWDDEGYPEDEGEYTPPAAGGGGGCL; this is encoded by the coding sequence ATGAATCCTAAGATTGAAAGGATTATTTATATTGGAATTATAGTAGTTCTTTCAGGACTGCTTCTGAGTTTTGGTAAAAAGGATATTGAACTGAGAAAGCAGATTCCAATAACAGTTGAAGAGCTTTACAAAAAGTTAGGAAATCCAAAAATAAACATCCAGATTATTGACGTCAGACCATACGAAGTTCCAGAAGAGGAAGAAGACGAGGCTGAAGAGACAGACTACTACACTGGGGTGCATATACCGGGAGCGATTCCATTCCCTGACTGTGATGAATCTAAAACACCTGAAGAAGCTCTCCCACAAATAAATCCATATCTTCCAACTGTAATTGTCTCAAAAGATGGAGATCCAGAGATATTCAAAAAATGTGCAGAGAAGTTTCCTTTTGCTCAGAACCTGAAAGGTGGAATGGTTGCATGGGATGATGAGGGCTATCCTGAGGATGAGGGTGAGTACACACCACCTGCAGCCGGTGGTGGCGGTGGTTGTTTATAA